The Raphanus sativus cultivar WK10039 chromosome 2, ASM80110v3, whole genome shotgun sequence genome includes a region encoding these proteins:
- the LOC108821032 gene encoding protein HOTHEAD isoform X2, whose amino-acid sequence MSFPILWLFHIIVIITFISSVSCYPDQAGNYSFMKDATFAPTFARYDYIIIGGGTSGCALAATLSQNATVLVLERGGSPYDNPTATDIQNFATTLSNTLPKSWSQLFVSEDGVYNTRARVLGGGSVLNAGFYTRAGDGYVKEAEWKSDEVESAYEWVEKKIAFEPPIMGWQTAFKDGLLEAGEFPYNGFTYNHTYGTKIGGTIFDNVGQRHTAANLLEYANPDRVAVYLHATVHKILFTTKGRPRPKAYGVIFQDSNGVLHKAELAKNAMNEVILSAGAIGSPQLLMLSGVGPMAHLAAHGIKPVVLDHPMVGQGMADNPMNAIFIPSPTPVEISLIQAVGITKFGSYIEGASGVIFSYSWTRNYFDGVLNYLNETSSTSTTTSTPFSTQSITDFFKSIDPLFNATTQAGVILQKVAGPISRGHLELRNTNPYDNPSVRFNYYQEPEDLNKCVEGITTIIKVINSKAFSKFKYPEATIPGLLDLILNVPTNLRPRHVTSVFNLKQFCIDTVMTIWHYHGGCQVGRVVDKNYKVLGIDSLRVIDGSTFLKSPGTNPQATVMMLGRYMGQKILREREAFLKKKKEA is encoded by the exons ATGAGTTTTCCAATATTATGGCTGTTTCACATAATTGTCATCATAACGTTCATCTCCAGTGTCTCATGTTATCCAGATCAAG CTGGGAATTATAGTTTTATGAAGGATGCAACGTTCGCACCAACGTTCGCTCGCTACGACTACATCATCATCGGAGGAGGAACCTCCGGTTGCGCGTTAGCCGCAACGCTATCTCAAAACGCTACCGTTTTGGTCTTAGAACGCGGCGGCTCGCCTTACGATAACCCTACGGCGACAGATATCCAAAACTTCGCTACAACACTCTCAAACACATTGCCCAAATCGTGGTCGCAGCTCTTCGTCTCCGAAGACGGCGTTTACAATACACGTGCGCGCGTCCTAGGTGGAGGCTCGGTGCTAAACGCTGGATTCTACACACGTGCGGGGGATGGCTACGTTAAGGAGGCTGAGTGGAAGAGCGATGAAGTAGAATCGGCTTATGAGTGGGTTGAGAAGAAAATAGCGTTTGAACCGCCGATTATGGGATGGCAAACGGCGTTCAAAGACGGGCTTTTGGAGGCAGGTGAGTTTCCGTATAATGGTTTCACGTACAATCATACCTACGGGACCAAGATTGGTGGTACGATTTTTGATAATGTCGGTCAGAGACATACCGCTGCGAATCTGTTGGAGTACGCAAATCCGGACAGGGTTGCTGTCTATTTGCACGCTACAGTTCATAAGATCCTCTTCACCACAAAAG GAAGACCAAGGCCAAAAGCATACGGAGTGATATTTCAAGACTCAAATGGAGTGTTACACAAGGCAGAGCTAGCCAAAAACGCAATGAACGAGGTGATTTTGTCGGCGGGTGCCATCGGGAGCCCGCAGCTGTTGATGCTGAGCGGTGTGGGTCCTATGGCTCATCTTGCGGCTCACGGGATTAAACCGGTGGTCTTAGATCATCCAATGGTCGGACAAGGGATGGCAGATAATCCGATGAATGCCATATTTATTCCTTCTCCTACTCCCGTGGAGATTTCTCTAATACAAGCCGTTGGTATCACAAAGTTTGGTAGTTACATTGAAGGAGCAAGTGGCGTCATCTTCTCTTATAGTTGGACTCGCAATTATTTCGATGGCGTTTTGAACTATCTTAACGAG ACAAGTAGTACTAGTACCACTACATCCACACCATTCTCCACTCAATCCATTACCGATTTTTTCAAATCTATAGATCCGTTATTCAATGCTACCACACAAGCAGGTGTAATCCTCCAGAAAGTGGCGGGGCCGATTTCGAGAGGTCACTTGGAGCTTAGGAACACTAACCCATATGATAATCCTTCAGTGAGATTTAACTACTATCAAGAGCCAGAGGATCTAAATAAATGTGTTGAAGGGATAACTACTATTATTAAAGTGATTAACTCAAAGGCATTCTCCAAATTCAAGTATCCGGAAGCGACCATTCCAGGCTTGCTCGATCTAATACTGAACGTTCCCACTAATCTGAGGCCGAGGCATGTAACCTCGgtgtttaatttaaaacaattttgcaTCGACACTGTGATGACTATTTGGCATTACCATGGAGGCTGCCAAGTTGGAAGAGTGGTAGACAAGAATTACAAAGTTTTAGGTATTGATAGTCTAAGGGTTATAGATGGATCCACATTTCTCAAGTCTCCAGGGACAAATCCTCAAGCTACGGTTATGATGCTCGGAAG GTATATGGGACAGAAGATTCTTAGAGAGAGGGAGGCTTtcctcaaaaagaaaaaagaagcatGA
- the LOC108821032 gene encoding protein HOTHEAD isoform X1, producing MSFPILWLFHIIVIITFISSVSCYPDQAGNYSFMKDATFAPTFARYDYIIIGGGTSGCALAATLSQNATVLVLERGGSPYDNPTATDIQNFATTLSNTLPKSWSQLFVSEDGVYNTRARVLGGGSVLNAGFYTRAGDGYVKEAEWKSDEVESAYEWVEKKIAFEPPIMGWQTAFKDGLLEAGEFPYNGFTYNHTYGTKIGGTIFDNVGQRHTAANLLEYANPDRVAVYLHATVHKILFTTKGRPRPKAYGVIFQDSNGVLHKAELAKNAMNEVILSAGAIGSPQLLMLSGVGPMAHLAAHGIKPVVLDHPMVGQGMADNPMNAIFIPSPTPVEISLIQAVGITKFGSYIEGASGVIFSYSWTRNYFDGVLNYLNEIQTSSTSTTTSTPFSTQSITDFFKSIDPLFNATTQAGVILQKVAGPISRGHLELRNTNPYDNPSVRFNYYQEPEDLNKCVEGITTIIKVINSKAFSKFKYPEATIPGLLDLILNVPTNLRPRHVTSVFNLKQFCIDTVMTIWHYHGGCQVGRVVDKNYKVLGIDSLRVIDGSTFLKSPGTNPQATVMMLGRYMGQKILREREAFLKKKKEA from the exons ATGAGTTTTCCAATATTATGGCTGTTTCACATAATTGTCATCATAACGTTCATCTCCAGTGTCTCATGTTATCCAGATCAAG CTGGGAATTATAGTTTTATGAAGGATGCAACGTTCGCACCAACGTTCGCTCGCTACGACTACATCATCATCGGAGGAGGAACCTCCGGTTGCGCGTTAGCCGCAACGCTATCTCAAAACGCTACCGTTTTGGTCTTAGAACGCGGCGGCTCGCCTTACGATAACCCTACGGCGACAGATATCCAAAACTTCGCTACAACACTCTCAAACACATTGCCCAAATCGTGGTCGCAGCTCTTCGTCTCCGAAGACGGCGTTTACAATACACGTGCGCGCGTCCTAGGTGGAGGCTCGGTGCTAAACGCTGGATTCTACACACGTGCGGGGGATGGCTACGTTAAGGAGGCTGAGTGGAAGAGCGATGAAGTAGAATCGGCTTATGAGTGGGTTGAGAAGAAAATAGCGTTTGAACCGCCGATTATGGGATGGCAAACGGCGTTCAAAGACGGGCTTTTGGAGGCAGGTGAGTTTCCGTATAATGGTTTCACGTACAATCATACCTACGGGACCAAGATTGGTGGTACGATTTTTGATAATGTCGGTCAGAGACATACCGCTGCGAATCTGTTGGAGTACGCAAATCCGGACAGGGTTGCTGTCTATTTGCACGCTACAGTTCATAAGATCCTCTTCACCACAAAAG GAAGACCAAGGCCAAAAGCATACGGAGTGATATTTCAAGACTCAAATGGAGTGTTACACAAGGCAGAGCTAGCCAAAAACGCAATGAACGAGGTGATTTTGTCGGCGGGTGCCATCGGGAGCCCGCAGCTGTTGATGCTGAGCGGTGTGGGTCCTATGGCTCATCTTGCGGCTCACGGGATTAAACCGGTGGTCTTAGATCATCCAATGGTCGGACAAGGGATGGCAGATAATCCGATGAATGCCATATTTATTCCTTCTCCTACTCCCGTGGAGATTTCTCTAATACAAGCCGTTGGTATCACAAAGTTTGGTAGTTACATTGAAGGAGCAAGTGGCGTCATCTTCTCTTATAGTTGGACTCGCAATTATTTCGATGGCGTTTTGAACTATCTTAACGAG ATACAGACAAGTAGTACTAGTACCACTACATCCACACCATTCTCCACTCAATCCATTACCGATTTTTTCAAATCTATAGATCCGTTATTCAATGCTACCACACAAGCAGGTGTAATCCTCCAGAAAGTGGCGGGGCCGATTTCGAGAGGTCACTTGGAGCTTAGGAACACTAACCCATATGATAATCCTTCAGTGAGATTTAACTACTATCAAGAGCCAGAGGATCTAAATAAATGTGTTGAAGGGATAACTACTATTATTAAAGTGATTAACTCAAAGGCATTCTCCAAATTCAAGTATCCGGAAGCGACCATTCCAGGCTTGCTCGATCTAATACTGAACGTTCCCACTAATCTGAGGCCGAGGCATGTAACCTCGgtgtttaatttaaaacaattttgcaTCGACACTGTGATGACTATTTGGCATTACCATGGAGGCTGCCAAGTTGGAAGAGTGGTAGACAAGAATTACAAAGTTTTAGGTATTGATAGTCTAAGGGTTATAGATGGATCCACATTTCTCAAGTCTCCAGGGACAAATCCTCAAGCTACGGTTATGATGCTCGGAAG GTATATGGGACAGAAGATTCTTAGAGAGAGGGAGGCTTtcctcaaaaagaaaaaagaagcatGA
- the LOC108821711 gene encoding uncharacterized protein LOC108821711, with the protein MSGGEVVVAAARVYHDLLKAVAKHVGKEDHKSHFTDFVKNEFQKNAHSVEKINLARNYTYLLNSIHSHKDLLFSYNIAVDRTEEMKQSAWQICS; encoded by the exons ATGAGTGGTGGTGAAGTTGTCGTAGCTGCTGCTAGAGTCTACCATGACCTTCTTAAAGCAGTTGCGAAACATGTTGGCAAAGAAGACCACAAGTCTCATTTCACAGACTTTGTAAAGAACGAGTTTCAGAAGAACGCACACTCAGTCGAGAAAATCAATCTTGCCCGCAACTACACTTATCTTCTTAATAGCATTCACTCTCACAAG GATCTGTTGTTCTCATACAACATTGCAGTTGATAGAACTGAAGAAATGAAGCAGAGTGCTTGGCAAATCTGCAGCTAG
- the LOC130508513 gene encoding uncharacterized protein LOC130508513, whose amino-acid sequence MGLNENFANIRGQILNMKPRPSLAEIYNMLDQDESQRIVGSTQRVTNPAAFQLQDSLTTDNNPVLLSQRSYQKVKCSYCSRLGHTVDKCYKKHGYPPRMFKGRKPNTVASTNMAITQSVNTQDNGQHEEVSCDQFSKEQLQSMILYLSTQLHSPTSTSTTEKAIASTSASAPVISQITGSLSGNFISLYNHSYHDMLISSASKETYVSLRAWIIDSGATHHVSHDRNMFTDYKPLDQTYVTLPNGYTDLTQALMIGQDSQTWHRRLGHPSIAKVETLYPLLNVPHSKMNKDHSGVCHACHLAKQKRIPFKLRENMSSNAFDLLHIDTWGPFAETCVDGSRYFLTIVDDYSRATWIFLMRAKSDVLDIFPDFVKMVATQYKVNVKTVRSDNANELRFTEFYAARDYLPRTSSKNRHKFDPRARACVFLRHVFFHENIFPFASPYLHDDVKTFFPLVSSPAVPDVVFSEPTSSDAHSHQNVSSSKDLLPSGSLPIRTKKQPANLQDFHCYNLDSSTPSSSSTPYPMTKYIFLYFLI is encoded by the exons ATGGGACTCAACGAGAACTTCGCCAACATACGAGGACAAATACTCAACATGAAGCCTCGACCGAGTCTTGCTGAGATCTACAACATGCTTGACCAGGATGAGAGTCAGAGGATAGTAGGATCAACTCAACGTGTGACCAACCCAGCTGCTTTTCAACTACAAGATTCGCTCACCACAGATAACAATCCAGTACTTCTCTCCCAAAGAAGTTATCAAAAGGTGAAGTGTTCTTACTGCTCCAGGCTTGGACACACGGTTGATAAATGCTACAAGAAGCACGGCTATCCTCCAAGGATGTTCAAAGGGAGAAAACCCAACACTGTTGCCTCTACAAACATGGCTATTACACAGTCGGTGAACACCCAAGACAATGGTCAACATGAAGAAGTCTCTTGCGACCAGTTTTCTAAGGAACAACTTCAGTCGATGATCTTGTACCTGAGCACTCAACTCCACTCTCCTACTAGCACATCCACAACTGAAAAAGCTATTGCCTCGACTTCAGCTTCTGCTCCTGTAATCTCTCAGATCACAGGCAGCCTTTCCGGTAACTTCATCTCTCTTTACAACCACTCTTATCATGATATGCTCATTTCGTCTGCATCTAAAGAAACATATGTGTCTCTTAGAGCTTGGATAATAGACTCAGGAGCTACTCATCATGTTAGTCATGATAGGAACATGTTTACGGATTACAAACCTCTAGACCAAACTTATGTTACCCTGCCAAATGGTTATACG GATCTTACTCAGGCATTGATGATTGGTCAAG ATTCTCAAACATGGCATAGACGCTTAGGTCATCCTTCTATAGCAAAAGTCGAAACCTTGTATCCTCTTCTCAATGTACCTCATTCAAAAATGAATAAAGATCATTCTGGTGTTTGTCATGCTTGTCATTTAGCTAAACAAAAACGAATTCCTTTCAAACTTCGAGAAAACATGAGTTCAAATGCTTTTGATCTGCTTCATATAGATACTTGGGGTCCGTTTGCAGAAACTTGTGTTGATGGCTCTAGATATTTTCTGACTATAGTTGATGATTACAGCCGTGCCACATGGATTTTCTTGATGCGTGCAAAATCTGATGTCCTAGATATTTTTCCTGATTTTGTTAAGATGGTAGCAACTCAATACAAAGTCAATGTTAAGACTGTTAGATCTGATAATGCAAATGAGCTTCGTTTTACTGAGTTTTATGCTGCTAGAG ATTACCTTCCCCG TACTTCATCTAAGAATAGGCATAAATTTGATCCTAGAGCAAGAGCTTGTGTCTTTTTAAG ACATGTGTTTTTCCATGAGAATATCTTTCCTTTTGCATCACCATATCTTCATGATGATGTCAAAACTTTCTTTCCTCTTGTTTCCTCACCTGCTGTGCCTGATGTTGTGTTCTCTGAACCAACTTCTTCTGATGCACATTCTCATCAAAATGTGTCATCGTCCAAGGATCTTCTTCCCTCTGGAAGTCTTCCTATTCGCACAAAGAAACAACCAGCAAATTTGCAGGATTTTCATTGCTATAATCTTGATTCGTCAactccctcttcttcttcaacaccTTATCCAATGACCAAATACATTTTCCTATACTTCCTTATCTGA
- the LOC130508515 gene encoding uncharacterized mitochondrial protein AtMg00810-like: MGFMKSRDDHTLFVKLEAGRYLAVLIYVDDILVASNNDDAVTEFICELESHFKLRNLGEAKYFLGLEIARSEKGILVCQRKYTLELLDDAGFLGSKPSSIPLDPTVRLSKETIIPKDGSKVVHEMGALLAEPKVY; this comes from the coding sequence ATGGGTTTCATGAAATCTCGAGATGATCATACTCTGTTCGTCAAGCTTGAGGCAGGACGATATCTGGCAGTTCTCATTTACGTTGATGATATCCTGGTAGCAAGCAACAATGATGATGCAGTCACAGAGTTTATCTGTGAGTTGGAGTCACATTTTAAACTTCGAAACCTTGGCGAAGCAAAGTATTTCCTTGGCTTGGAGATTGCGAGGTCTGAGAAAGGTATATTGGTGTGCCAAAGGAAATACACTCTTGAGTTGCTTGATGATGCAGGTTTTCTCGGCAGTAAACCTTCTTCGATACCTCTTGACCCTACTGTAAGACTGTCGAAGGAGACTATCATACCAAAAGACGGTTCTAAGGTTGTTCACGAAATGGGAGCATTATTAGCTGAACCGAAAGTTTACTGA
- the LOC108818987 gene encoding uncharacterized protein LOC108818987: MKLLSNPLTFPFFTSNPLASKPFFKPIKASSVQAPPLDFDFRSNELASDSRAAIARTFPELLDLADNGTLVLVQKQSFGPTPAWRKEFVEPESIWLVGTSHISQESAAHVERVVRTVKPDNVAVELCRSRAGIMYTSSVGEEDQNLKSGVLSLSGTGFLGAIGRSLDLGGQTALALRLLLAVFSSKLSSVADRPFGDEFRAARKASEEVGAQLVLGDRPIEITLQRAWDSLNGGEKINLVMGVTRAITSSSGISAAELKEQETDESNGSLQLYERLSFSYPSLLQPLIHERDTYLAWSLKRSKAVNGCKTVVGVIGKGHMNGVIYALVSDSGDLRFRDLVGRGDSPDGGTTATSNGWIQMALKSLARDTILGFLLWELYDQYLKFMMMTQNPS, encoded by the exons ATGAAACTCCTTTCGAACCCACTGACCTTCCCCTTCTTCACTTCTAACCCCCTCGCTTCAAAGCCTTTCTTCAAACCCATCAAAGCCTCCTCCGTCCAGGCTCCTCCTCTGGACTTCGACTTCCGCAGCAACGAGCTCGCGTCCGACTCACGCGCCGCGATCGCCAGAACTTTCCCTGAGCTGCTCGACCTCGCCGATAACGGGACGTTGGTTCTTGTCCAGAAGCAGAGTTTCGGCCCAACTCCAGCCTGGCGCAAGGAGTTCGTGGAGCCTGAGTCCATTTGGCTCGTTGGCACTTCTCATATCTCCCAGGAGTCTGCCGCCCATGTCGAGCGCGTGGTACGCACGGTGAAGCCAGATAATGTCGCCGTCGAGCTCTGCCG TAGCAGAGCTGGGATTATGTACACTTCAAGTGTCGGAGAGGAAGATCAGAACTTAAAGTCTGGAGTCTTGTCGTTGTCTGGAACAGGCTTTCTTGGTGCTATTGGTCGGAGCTTAGACTTAG GAGGCCAAACGGCTTTGGCTTTGCGACTTCTCTTAGCTGTTTTCTCGTCCAAGTTATCTTCTGTAGCTGATCGTCCTTTCGGAGATGAG TTTCGTGCTGCTCGGAAAGCGTCTGAGGAAGTTGGTGCGCAGCTGGTTCTTGGAGATCGACCTATTGAAATAACA CTTCAAAGGGCGTGGGACTCGTTGAACGGGGGAGAGAAGATTAATCTGGTGATGGGTGTGACTCGGGCAATCACATCGTCATCCGGTATATCCGCAGCAGAGCTTAAG GAACAAGAGACCGATGAAAGCAATGGAAGTTTGCAGCTTTATGAACGGCTAAGTTTCTCATACCCATCTCTCCTACAGCCACTAATACACGAAAGAGACACC TATCTTGCTTGGTCGTTGAAGAGGAGTAAGGCGGTGAATGGGTGTAAAACGGTGGTGGGTGTGATCGGAAAAGGACACATGAATGGTGTGATCTACGCGTTGGTATCTGACTCTGGTGATCTCCGGTTTAGGGATTTGGTGGGAAGAGGAGACTCTCCTGATGGTGGTACTACAGCTACATCGAACGGCTGGATTCAAATGGCTTTGAAGAGCCTCGCAAGAGATAcaattttagggtttttgttgTGGGAATTGTACGATCAGTATCTCAAGTTTATGATGATGACCCAAAACCCTTCATGA